AGTCCATGACAGATTTCATTTCTACAGCCTCCTTAATAAGCTGGTGGTTTTCCATCTGCTTAGCTTTGAAGCTGTCGGCCTGAAGCTGCTGCTGGTGATTGGAGAGAAGCTGTGATTTACCTGTCTCCTCAGATTTATTAGGCACTGACGGCCCTAGTTTAGAATGGTTTTTGTTAGGCTCCGGAGTAGAGGGAGCTTTTGAGATTGTGGCCGATGGCATGGTTTTCTGTTTACTGTCCTCTTTGCCCAGCTCTTTCAAGGGCAGCTCAGTTTTCCTTTCACAGTCTCCCCTCCCAGTTTGGGCCATTTTCTGCTCTGCCAGCCTCTGGTCCTCATAGTACTTCTCATACTGCTGTCTATAGGCAGGGCTGGTGGCCATCAGAGACTTCTGGTCCATATAGAGCCCGTAGGCGTACTGGCCATAATACAGTGACTGAGCCAGGGCCGGGTGTCTCTGTGTGATCACCGATTGGTGCTGAGGCTGTAAGGATGCAGAATTATGGTCCACTTTCTTGGCCTCGAGCTGCTCTGCCTTGTCTTTCTTATCTGCATCTTCCTCAGACTCCTTCTTGATCTTCATTCCCTGCGCGGTCCCGCCGTTCCCAGCTACAGGGGCGCCGACCTGCCCAGGGTGCATGTAACTTGGAGAATAATAAGGATCGTAGCCATGGTAATAGGGAGAGTGGGACTCTTTCATCTGAGATGATTGTGCTGTCGTTGAAGAATGCCCTTTTACAACACCGTCCTTACTAGAAAGGATATCTGACGGGGAACTGGCCTTCGACCTCACGCCCTCCGACCTGCTGTCAGAACCGCCGTCATCGGCAGCATCAGAGATGTCCGAGTAGGCAGGGCTGCTCGTCTTGGCTGCGGAACTCTCGGCCCCATTCTGGGTCAGCACGTGCAGCGGGGCCACGGGCGCCTGCCCGTTCACCAAAGCGCTGCACTCCATCCTCGAGGCACTCCCGATGGAAGGGCTGGGAGCATTGTCGGTGAAAGTGTAAACCTTATCAGCCTCGGCTTTGATACTGGCCATCCGACTCTCTTGCGACTCGGACAGTCCGTTCGCCAGCCCTTCATTCTTGTTGAGATGGTCCTTTAAAAAATGCCCGGAGGCATCTCTGCCAGCCCCCTTGGCGTCCTCTAGTTTGCCCGGCTTCGCATCCGTTTTCGGGCTCCCcgtctccttcccttctttgtcCTTCAGCTTccgcttctcctttttctttttgtctttgagcGACACGAGAGCTGGGTTCACGGTGACGGGCTCCCCCATAATCGTGGGCTTTGGCTGAATGGGCTTTAACGGAGGACTCTTTGGTGTGGCCTGGACCGCCGTGGTTGTGAGGGAGGGCAGTCCGGGTATGGTCCCCGTGGTGGTGCCCGTAAAGGCTGCAGTGGGAATAGCGATTAGCTGTGGCGGCGTTGGGGCCGGAGCGGGGGCAATGGGCCGGGCACTTTTAAGCTTAGAGAGGTTTTTGTCCATTTTGCAGCTGTTGGCTTTtttgcccttttctttctctcccaaacTTTTCTTGTCGATTAAGCCTTCTGCTTCCAGTTTGGGCATTTCGGCAGCCAAACTGCCGTCTGCTGCCGAGCAGCCGTCTACGGTGGCCGTCATGTTGGAGATGACGGGAAGGTTGTTGAGGTCACTGTTGAGGCCCTTCTTTTTGCCAGAATTCTTCCCAGGCTTCGATCCGATAACAGAGCCCGGGCCATTGCTCATCAGCTCTCTCTTCCCCTTGGGGGTTCCGGGGGGGTTCCCCGAGCCAGGGGACACCGGCGCCTTCACCTGCTCGTAAGTCGATACACTTGTGCTTGGCTCGCTGCATTCCAGCGCCACGTTGCTCAAGGCCTCCTCGCAGTCCGAGATCTTGCCCTCGCTGTCCGGTTCGAACTCCAGCTTGTTCTCTGGGTCTAAGTGAGCATGAGCCTGGTGGTACCTGAGGCCGTTGATGTGCTTGTACTTCTTGTTGCAGTTTGGGTGCGGACAGTCAATCAACACTGGAGAAGAGCAGCCCTGGTCCAAAAAAGTCGTCTCTGGTTTCCCTTGAGGGGTGGTGGGAGTGCTTCTCGAATTTGTGCGGACACGCTTCCCGGGCTTGCTGTCCTCGGAGCTGGAGTTCAGGTCTAGCTCCATCGGaggcttgtttttccttttgttggtggaggaggggctggctTTGATGTCCTCGGCGGCACAATTCGGTGGTGTCCTTCGCCCGCTGGCATTGAGGCTGCCCCGCCTCCCTTTCCCATTGGCCCCCCCTCTGTTCTTGTTCTGCAGCCCCCTGGACTCTGTGAAGCTGGCCTCCGAGCCCGGGGCAGCTGCGGTAGACCTTGCTCTTttcccccggccccggccccctcTCATCTCCAGGTCGCTGGTCGGTGACTCGCAGAACCTAGGGAAGCAAGTAACAGATGTCAAAACGAGCATCCCCAGAGGAGCCAAGTGAAATCACAAGGCACGCAATGCAGCAAAGAGCAGGCAACACCCCAGCAGCTTGAGGGCTGGGCCCAGATAAAGAAAAGTCACCCAATTCTTCCACTGACAATTTCAACACCTGCAAAAGAACAGGCTACCAATGGCTTATGTTCTTCCTCAGAAAACCAGCTCGGGTAGCTAAGTTTCCAATCCAGTTCAAATTCCCatattgagaaaaagaaaacaaaggagaaagagaaggggcaGGAAGTAGCGATCTCCCTACAAAAAAGCAACCCAGCATCTGCATTTTACTGTATTCAATCCTGAATTGCTCATTGCTCTTTTGCCTGGTTTCAATTACAAACTGACTTTTATGTAATATTAATCTCTCTCGGTAGTCTCCTTGCAAAGAGaggatgggggaaggagagagtaagaagaggaaggaggagagaaaaacagagcctGAAATCAAAGGCTCCATGCCTACCTGGGCGGGGCCCAGTCGTGCTTGGTGCAGTCCAATAAGGTCCCTACATAAGTTTTGTTCCTCCACGTGACATTGACCACTAGGACACCTGCAGGAGTGGGGAATGAAGACGGACCAGGGTTAGCATAAATTACTCAATTTCCAGttcatttattattactattcttttTACCAGCAAAGCTCTATTCTCATTTGCTTTCAAAAGCTGTGGTTTgcattcttcctctttctggttTCAGTGACCTCAAGCAAAAACCCACAggaaatcgtgtgtgtgtgttcacgaGCATACGCGCGTGGTACAAAAGGGTAAGGGCTGCGTGTGAGAGTGTAATCAAGATACTGCTGACAGAAGGAAATGGTTTTTGCCATGTCCTGCTGTAAAACAGCAACACTCACctcttaatttttctattattacaCATAATTGCTTTCGTTTGGCAAGCAGCCAACAAAAACTAAGCCCCAGTTACCAGTGCTTAAACCAGAAGGTTACTGAAAGGGATCGGTTTTGCTTCCAATTCAACAATATAAAATAGCGGTgatttttatttaggaaaaaaatgatgtgCATGCACAAAAATAGGTCTAGAGCGGGGGAAAGCGGGAGCTTAGAGTTCAGATAGCAGACAATCAGCTATGATTTCTCTTTCCTAATCCTCCCCTCTCTGGCTTTGTGAGACAAGAATCAGCCTTGGTATGGTATCTGTTTCACTGTTTGGTCTTGTTTCATATTAAGGACTCCTAAAATAGCcctcttaagaaaataaatgtgcacAATAGGTTTGCTCTTGGGGTTATCTTTAGAATCAACTTTAGTAAGCATTTGCCACAGaggcttagaaaaaaaaaaaaaaacaaccacctcAAAACCAACACGCTTGTTTCCTGCAAGCCATTCTGCTTTTCCCAACTGCTTTGCAGACAGACAATTTAATTTAGCACTGCATCTGTGAATTACTAAACTTAAGTGCACTTAGTATACCAAATGTCACAGGGAAACAAAATATAACATCCTCTTTATTTCTCTAGAGGACAAgtgccatattttttttaaactcactcCTTTAAAGCATACAGTAAAAGGACCTGGATTTGGAGACACACATAAAATATAAGggtaaagaaataaagtatttaagtGTGTCTTAGTTTCTATAAAGCACCACTCCCCCTTCTTTCTTGGAAACACCAAGGGGCAATACTCAAAGTCTATTTCTAGCTGGTTTACTCGCTTGCTCACTGCCATTTTGAATTCTGCAGAAAATCTGTACTGAACTCCTTTGTGGTAAGGGACACCTCACAAGGTAAGACTCATTTCCTTGGGAATGTCTTTAACAGCAGGTAAAATATTTGCATCGTTGGGACTCAAAtagtggggaaggaaggatttcTTTCAAAAGGCccaaaaagagatttaaaaattgtttcccaTATGGTCTGTGTTACTATTACTTAGGTGACAGCTGAACTTACTCACTATATCAATGggggttgcgggggggggggcgttgGGGGGGAGTTAGCACGAAGCAAAGCAAGCATTTCCTCAAATCACAGTTGACTCCATTCTAAttccttcagggaaaaaaaaaattaaagccattGAGTATAAAAATTCTTATTGAGATGAGAATCGATGGTAATTAGGCATTTGGTCAAAATGTGCACAAGATGGAACAATTGGAGGAAAGGATTCTTTATGAGCACATCCCTTCAggaaaagggagggggtgggagacaAGGCGAAGGGGAAGACGAGCTGGTTTTCTCATCATCTGCTCTCTGGGGCACTGTGTGTGGTGTCAAAGACCTTTGCAGCTGCTTAAAATTCTTTAGCATGTCAGCTATATTTACAGTGCAAGAATCTATCTGTACTGCCAGAAGGGTACTGCATTTTAGCTTTAGACGCAATAGGCTGAAACACCGCGTTCCAGAGTCCCTAATGTAGCacaaatgtataattaaaattgcTTGAAAGGAAACATGAAAGAAACAACAAACCCTCCATTCTtacagtaataaaattaaaaacaggaaaagtcTGCACAGACACTTAACATTTGTCTGCAGTGAAAGGCTTTTGTTATTGCTTTTCCCCAAAGGGTTTCGCGTTTCCAGCAAATGACGGCCGCGGATTGGCCGACGCCTGCTGGGAACGCCGGCGTCTGATTGGCTGAGCCGAGGCCGGCCGCCCGGACCAGCGAGGCAGCAGCCTGGGATAAAGGAGCATCGCCAGGGGAAGAGGCGGCCGCGGTGGCTGGCTGGCCACGAGGCGAGGGCGCGTTCCCTGAGCCGAGGCTCTCTTGGGGACAGAAGGCTGCCCAGCTCCGTAAATCAACGCGGGCTGATCGGTGTGTTGAAAGGCTACTGTCCGCGTGACCCTGCTGGCTTTCCCAGCACGACCCACACTGCGCAGCTCCACGCACACACATCACGCCAACCCGCTCACAACCCTCAGCATCAAATTCCTGGTCTCGGAAGAGGACAAAGGGAAACGTGCGGGCCGGAGAGAAGGACGGGACCCCAACACACAGTTAATCGTTGGTTAGGTGGGGTTATCGGGTGAAGCTGTCACATGGGAGAAACACAAGTTGCAACTTCCACGCTGCAAAGCTATTCCCATCGCCTGACGCTATTTCTTGAAGCCACACTCTTATATAAGTACAAGTGACAGTATTATAATCAttatcattcttaaaaaaaaaagtctattttcaACTTCAAAGGGCCTCAATAAGTCAGCCTAATTTTCCTAGAACccctctatattttaaaaaatgttcaaaataaatgCTCTACTCCCTGGAAGATTTTGAACAGTTTCTTAATTAAACACGTGTGCttggtgtatttttctttatatgcacAGTCCACAATGTCACGTAATATTTATGTCTGCCTAGAATTCACGTGCAAATACACGCACGCACATGTTTACACAGCCAAATCTGCTCTGTAATGGAATGAAGGCTTAAGGAATGCTTCTCATATAAACTACAAAGTGTACTGTTTCTTTGTCAGGAAGTCTATGTTTAGACAACATCCTATTGTGAGGGGCCAAGTACAAAGGTAATGTTTAGTTCTAAAAGATATAAACGGCTTATCAGTTTGAAGTCACAGCATCTAGAACACTTTGTAACCCATGGCCACATAAAGCAGACTAtactttttaaaggcataaaTGCCCAACATGAACATGTGTCCTTCAGAAGcccaaatttgaattttttaaacctgGGCAtggttatttttctcatttatatataaactaaaaacaaatgtaCATTTATTCCAAAAAGAGTTAATATTTCTCTTACTACACATTTATTCCTTCAAACATCTGGCCAATTTGCAAGGTGCTGGGGACGCTCTGTACATGTCCTTTTCATCTTTATCTTCTCAGGTATCCCACCAGATTTATTAACTTCCCTTCCCACCCACAAACTGGGCATCGTCTTTCTCAAAATGCTAATAATGCCTGCCCTGTAAcactttatatttgaaaaatatcttcagattattaccaataaagtaaaattaaagctGAAGAGAGCAACGGATGGTTTGGGTGTGCTTCCCACACagggttttcttctctgtattaaGGGTATGTCTTAGATACTGGTACACAATCTAAGCTGCTGCCGCCACAAAGCATATTACCGACTGGACACTTAGTAAGAAGGTGGTCTGTGTTCTATAACCTGAGCCCCTTCCTTATCTCTGTAAAAGCCTAAAGAGCCCTGAGATCCCATAAGGATTCCACATTCACAGTGTTCTATTATCTCCTCTTGTCAGTACCTCGCAGTTAAGTGTTCCCAGAGAGATGGTCAGGCCCATTAAGCACTTATTGTGCATCTACAGGGTATACAACACTAGGAACCTACTTGGTGCTACAGAATCAACCATGTTTTTTGCCTGTAACTCCATACAAACTCTATACTTTTAAGAGTCTGCAAACTTGTACCCGAACATAGGGATACCCTGTATTCCAGAAGTGGAAGTACAGTTTGCGTATTACCCATACTAGAGAGTAGGCCCCCTTAATCCATCTCATTAAACTAGACCCAGGATGTGACTTTCATAGTAACCGCCCTGCCCACAGTCCCTGCTCAGAGGGTAGTCTCAGGTGACTAGGCTCCTAGACCACTTATCCTAACCCTGGCCTCCTCGGACTGTTCCAGTGATGGGCAACTGAAGCAGAGGTAACTAAACAAGGACGTGCTTTGGGAATCTGAGCTAGTGGTATAGAAGGGAAAGTTGATAATAAGAGTAGAAACCTGTAGATCACAAGCTACTGAAGGGAGAGAGGACCAGGACGGAGACAAGGATATAACAGCTGTGAGACAGAAGCCAATGGGTAGTGCAAGGCCCTCATATTTGTGTGTCCCTTTTCCTGCCTGCTTCACCACTgacagggtggaggtggggcgggggaggcggtGTCTCCCCAGGACCCAGGACTGTCCTGATAGTTTCCAGTCATCTTGTTAAAAAGTTGTTCCTGGTTCTGAACTACAATCTGTCTTTGAACACCCAGGTCCTGGCTGTGCCTTCTGATCCCCTATAGATAGTCCACTTGACAGCCTTTCACCCACGCAAGGACAACGACCACGTCGATATTCCCTTTGCCTCCAGTTgccctcttttttcccctccagcaTACACAAGTTTCTTCAACCATTCTTGATATCACACTTTTAATTGCCCTgggaaaaaaacctttaaagATGGACTTGACCAAATCCCCAAGGAGAGTTCAGGTTCCTAATGAATGAGGAGCAAGCAGAGACCAAGTCTAACGTTCTCTCTTCTGTGAATCCTCTCCAGACACACAGACCATGCATACCACCAGAAAACGGCCACTCCCTCCTGAGTCCCTGCTATGCTCCATCCAAGTCCTCTCCCCAGTAGATGCTCCCCAGAATCCACGGTTTCCCTCTGAGTCCACAGCTAGACACTTTCTCAGCCTCCTCCCTACCGGTTAGACGTGCTCCTGTCCCTCAGTTCTATCAAAGGCAAGTGAACTGATAAGTGCCACTGCCAGGCCTGGCCCAGAAGAATCTCCTGTGCATGTGCCTCAGACCTCTTCACCTTCCTGGCTTGCTGGCATGGAGACTACAGCAACCCGGAAGGCCACAGAAGATGGCAGAGCCTCCTTCAGCTGGGACCCTATGACAAGGAGAACCCCCATCCAACAGGAAGACCGAATTCACTCCATTAGGTGAGCAGCAAATAAACTCTTACTGTTTGAACACTGCGGAGACTGTCTTAAACTACACGGTCCCTTTAAAACCTTACTCCACTCACATACACAAGAGGCCTGTCTCTTCCAATCCGACTCCTCTCCTTGAAAACATGAGCACTGTCTGCACCTACCGTACCTGTgggcacagtgcccagcacatggaGGGAGTTCATTCGACTCCCAGGGGCTACTAGATGATGACTGAAGAAAATCGAGATGGGAATGCTACCCAGTGTCTTCTTTTCACGATCACCATACTTTTCCAATAAGCATCGTCTCCCACTAGCTTCAGGATGACAGGAATTCTCCACGGAGAGATTTTGCTTTGAAGATGTTATAAATATGGTTTATG
The Physeter macrocephalus isolate SW-GA chromosome 8, ASM283717v5, whole genome shotgun sequence genome window above contains:
- the ZNF608 gene encoding zinc finger protein 608 isoform X1 produces the protein MSVNISTAGKGVDPNTVDTYDSGDDWEIGVGNLIIDLDADLEKDRQKFEMNNSTNTTSSSNSKDCGGLASSGAGATAALADGLKFASVQPSAPQGNSHKETSKSKVKRSKTSKDANKSLPSAALYGIPEISGTGKRQEVQGRPGEATGMNSALGQSVSGGGGGGGNPNSNSTSTGTSAATAGTASCGKSKEEKPGKSQSSRGAKRDKDAGKSRKDKHDLLQGHQNGSGSQAPSGGLYGFGAKSNGGGASPFHCGGAGSGSVAAAGEVSKSAPDSGLMGNSMLVKKEEEEEESHRRIKKLKTEKVDPLFTVPAPPPPISSSLTPQILPSYFSPSSSNIAAPVEQLLVRTRSVGVNTCEVGVVTEPECLGPCEPGTSVNLEGIVWHETEEGVLVVNVTWRNKTYVGTLLDCTKHDWAPPRFCESPTSDLEMRGGRGRGKRARSTAAAPGSEASFTESRGLQNKNRGGANGKGRRGSLNASGRRTPPNCAAEDIKASPSSTNKRKNKPPMELDLNSSSEDSKPGKRVRTNSRSTPTTPQGKPETTFLDQGCSSPVLIDCPHPNCNKKYKHINGLRYHQAHAHLDPENKLEFEPDSEGKISDCEEALSNVALECSEPSTSVSTYEQVKAPVSPGSGNPPGTPKGKRELMSNGPGSVIGSKPGKNSGKKKGLNSDLNNLPVISNMTATVDGCSAADGSLAAEMPKLEAEGLIDKKSLGEKEKGKKANSCKMDKNLSKLKSARPIAPAPAPTPPQLIAIPTAAFTGTTTGTIPGLPSLTTTAVQATPKSPPLKPIQPKPTIMGEPVTVNPALVSLKDKKKKEKRKLKDKEGKETGSPKTDAKPGKLEDAKGAGRDASGHFLKDHLNKNEGLANGLSESQESRMASIKAEADKVYTFTDNAPSPSIGSASRMECSALVNGQAPVAPLHVLTQNGAESSAAKTSSPAYSDISDAADDGGSDSRSEGVRSKASSPSDILSSKDGVVKGHSSTTAQSSQMKESHSPYYHGYDPYYSPSYMHPGQVGAPVAGNGGTAQGMKIKKESEEDADKKDKAEQLEAKKVDHNSASLQPQHQSVITQRHPALAQSLYYGQYAYGLYMDQKSLMATSPAYRQQYEKYYEDQRLAEQKMAQTGRGDCERKTELPLKELGKEDSKQKTMPSATISKAPSTPEPNKNHSKLGPSVPNKSEETGKSQLLSNHQQQLQADSFKAKQMENHQLIKEAVEMKSVMDSMKQTGVDPTSRFKQDPDSRTWHHYVYQPKYLDPQKSEELDREKKLKEDSPRKTPNKEGGVPSLPVSLTSIKEEPKEAKRPDSQSLDENKLKNDDRKTPVNWKDSRGARVAVSSPMSQHQSYIQYLHAYPYPQMYDPSHPAYRAVSPVLMHSYPGAYLSPGFHYPVYGKMSGREEAEKVNTSPSITTKTTTESKALDLLHQHASQYRSKSPAPVEKASAEREREAERERDRHSPFGQRHLHTHHHTHVGMGYPLIPGQYDPFQGLTSAALVASQQVAAQASASGMFPAQRRE
- the ZNF608 gene encoding zinc finger protein 608 isoform X2; this encodes MSVNISTAGKGVDPNTVDTYDSGDDWEIGVGNLIIDLDADLEKDRQKFEMNNSTNTTSSSNSKDCGGLASSGAGATAALADGLKFASVQPSAPQGNSHKETSKSKVKRSKTSKDANKSLPSAALYGIPEISGTGKRQEVQGRPGEATGMNSALGQSVSGGGGGGGNPNSNSTSTGTSAATAGTASCGKSKEEKPGKSQSSRGAKRDKDAGKSRKDKHDLLQGHQNGSGSQAPSGGLYGFGAKSNGGGASPFHCGGAGSGSVAAAGEVSKSAPDSGLMGNSMLVKKEEEEEESHRRIKKLKTEKVDPLFTVPAPPPPISSSLTPQILPSYFSPSSSNIAAPVEQLLVRTRSVGVNTCEVGVVTEPECLGPCEPGTSVNLEGIVWHETEEGVLVVNVTWRNKTYVGTLLDCTKHDWAPPRFCESPTSDLEMRGGRGRGKRARSTAAAPGSEASFTESRGLQNKNRGGANGKGRRGSLNASGRRTPPNCAAEDIKASPSSTNKRKNKPPMELDLNSSSEDSKPGKRVRTNSRSTPTTPQGKPETTFLDQGCSSPVLIDCPHPNCNKKYKHINGLRYHQAHAHLDPENKLEFEPDSEGKISDCEEALSNVALECSEPSTSVSTYEQVKAPVSPGSGNPPGTPKGKRELMSNGPGSVIGSKPGKNSGKKKGLNSDLNNLPVISNMTATVDGCSAADGSLAAEMPKLEAEGLIDKKSLGEKEKGKKANSCKMDKNLSKLKSARPIAPAPAPTPPQLIAIPTAAFTGTTTGTIPGLPSLTTTAVQATPKSPPLKPIQPKPTIMGEPVTVNPALVSLKDKKKKEKRKLKDKEGKETGSPKTDAKPGKLEDAKGAGRDASGHFLKDHLNKNEGLANGLSESQESRMASIKAEADKVYTFTDNAPSPSIGSASRMECSALVNGQAPVAPLHVLTQNGAESSAAKTSSPAYSDISDAADDGGSDSRSEGVRSKASSPSDILSSKDGVVKGHSSTTAQSSQMKESHSPYYHGYDPYYSPSYMHPGQVGAPVAGNGGTAQGMKIKKESEEDADKKDKAEQLEAKKVDHNSASLQPQHQSVITQRHPALAQSLYYGQYAYGLYMDQKSLMATSPAYRQQYEKYYEDQRLAEQKMAQTGRGDCERKTELPLKELGKEDSKQKTMPSATISKAPSTPEPNKNHSKLGPSVPNKSEETGKSQLLSNHQQQLQADSFKAKQMENHQLIKEAVEMKSVMDSMKQTGVDPTSRFKQDPDSRTWHHYVYQPKYLDPQKSEELDREKKLKEDSPRKTPNKEGGVPSLPVSLTSIKEEPKEAKRPDSQSLDENKLKNDDRKTPVNWKDSRGARVAVSSPMSQHQSYIQYLHAYPYPQMYDPSHPAYRAVSPVLMHSYPGAYLSPGFHYPVYGKMSGREEAEKVNTSPSITTKTTTESKALDLLHQHASQYRSKSPAPVEKASAEREREAERERDRHSPFGQRHLHTHHHTHVGMGYPLIPGQYDPFQGLTSAALVASQQVAAQASASGMFPAQRR
- the ZNF608 gene encoding zinc finger protein 608 isoform X3, with the protein product MQLEGKGQLDPIQTVDPLFTVPAPPPPISSSLTPQILPSYFSPSSSNIAAPVEQLLVRTRSVGVNTCEVGVVTEPECLGPCEPGTSVNLEGIVWHETEEGVLVVNVTWRNKTYVGTLLDCTKHDWAPPRFCESPTSDLEMRGGRGRGKRARSTAAAPGSEASFTESRGLQNKNRGGANGKGRRGSLNASGRRTPPNCAAEDIKASPSSTNKRKNKPPMELDLNSSSEDSKPGKRVRTNSRSTPTTPQGKPETTFLDQGCSSPVLIDCPHPNCNKKYKHINGLRYHQAHAHLDPENKLEFEPDSEGKISDCEEALSNVALECSEPSTSVSTYEQVKAPVSPGSGNPPGTPKGKRELMSNGPGSVIGSKPGKNSGKKKGLNSDLNNLPVISNMTATVDGCSAADGSLAAEMPKLEAEGLIDKKSLGEKEKGKKANSCKMDKNLSKLKSARPIAPAPAPTPPQLIAIPTAAFTGTTTGTIPGLPSLTTTAVQATPKSPPLKPIQPKPTIMGEPVTVNPALVSLKDKKKKEKRKLKDKEGKETGSPKTDAKPGKLEDAKGAGRDASGHFLKDHLNKNEGLANGLSESQESRMASIKAEADKVYTFTDNAPSPSIGSASRMECSALVNGQAPVAPLHVLTQNGAESSAAKTSSPAYSDISDAADDGGSDSRSEGVRSKASSPSDILSSKDGVVKGHSSTTAQSSQMKESHSPYYHGYDPYYSPSYMHPGQVGAPVAGNGGTAQGMKIKKESEEDADKKDKAEQLEAKKVDHNSASLQPQHQSVITQRHPALAQSLYYGQYAYGLYMDQKSLMATSPAYRQQYEKYYEDQRLAEQKMAQTGRGDCERKTELPLKELGKEDSKQKTMPSATISKAPSTPEPNKNHSKLGPSVPNKSEETGKSQLLSNHQQQLQADSFKAKQMENHQLIKEAVEMKSVMDSMKQTGVDPTSRFKQDPDSRTWHHYVYQPKYLDPQKSEELDREKKLKEDSPRKTPNKEGGVPSLPVSLTSIKEEPKEAKRPDSQSLDENKLKNDDRKTPVNWKDSRGARVAVSSPMSQHQSYIQYLHAYPYPQMYDPSHPAYRAVSPVLMHSYPGAYLSPGFHYPVYGKMSGREEAEKVNTSPSITTKTTTESKALDLLHQHASQYRSKSPAPVEKASAEREREAERERDRHSPFGQRHLHTHHHTHVGMGYPLIPGQYDPFQGLTSAALVASQQVAAQASASGMFPAQRRE